From one Pseudomonas fluorescens genomic stretch:
- a CDS encoding CoA transferase subunit A, which yields MAGLDKRVATYEQALEGLTDNMTVLAGGFGLCGIPENLIAEIKRRGVKGLTVVSNNCGVDGFGLGVLLEEHQIRKMVASYVGENAEFERQLLSGELEVELTPQGTLAEKMRAGGAGIPAFFTATGYGTPVAEGKEVREFNGRKYILEESITGDFAIVKGWKADHYGNVVYRNTAQNFNPLAATAGKITVVEVEEIVEPGVLLPTEIHTPGIYVDRVIVGTFEKRIEKRTVKA from the coding sequence ATGGCCGGACTGGACAAGCGCGTAGCAACCTATGAACAGGCCCTTGAAGGCCTGACCGACAACATGACGGTACTGGCCGGTGGTTTCGGCCTGTGCGGCATCCCGGAAAACCTCATCGCCGAAATCAAGCGCCGTGGCGTCAAGGGCCTGACCGTGGTGTCCAACAACTGCGGCGTCGACGGCTTTGGTCTGGGCGTACTGCTCGAAGAGCACCAGATCCGCAAGATGGTCGCCTCCTACGTGGGCGAGAACGCCGAGTTCGAGCGCCAGCTGCTCAGCGGCGAACTGGAAGTGGAACTCACCCCGCAAGGTACCCTGGCCGAGAAGATGCGCGCCGGCGGCGCTGGCATCCCGGCGTTCTTCACCGCCACCGGCTACGGCACCCCGGTCGCCGAAGGCAAGGAAGTGCGTGAGTTCAACGGCCGCAAGTACATCCTCGAAGAGTCCATCACCGGCGACTTCGCCATCGTCAAGGGCTGGAAGGCCGACCACTACGGCAACGTGGTGTACCGCAACACCGCGCAGAACTTCAACCCGCTGGCCGCCACCGCCGGCAAGATCACTGTGGTCGAGGTCGAAGAGATCGTCGAGCCGGGTGTGCTGCTGCCAACCGAGATCCATACCCCGGGCATCTATGTCGACC